A window from Pichia kudriavzevii chromosome 5, complete sequence encodes these proteins:
- a CDS encoding uncharacterized protein (PKUD0E01530; similar to Saccharomyces cerevisiae YDR005C (MAF1); ancestral locus Anc_3.197): MKYIDEFDIDLVNQFLTFNTTEMHIQGTCDLFTTKPVGSDRKLYKVLDKMYNTEDNDEGESLKDMDSKQRQNSLNSVGSTEKSQSSPDNVNSQFIQLKNRSFSYSHTTKPQVLNNGDDATLKRSHSFASPTPETQIEHYEEDSPFGPLSQSSSRKLFGYLIGALNGTFPDHDFSTVQPKHFTMLHSAGELIAKVNSFLISSGKSTGLDWIWQTINTHMELDHCVCFQFDPSQSFLDDLGVIWCNMYFMFNKKKKRVAFLYFLATILNEADNSTTISRRRNSKRGTLDEEGMKMGEDDSEYDLRYNEDYEPIYEDVFEDDDIDMIDGTNTINKDEEGYDMSDDELANLNQDDEGYL, from the coding sequence ATGAAATACATCGACGAGTTTGATATTGACCTGGTTAATCAGTTCTTGACATTTAACACCACAGAAATGCATATTCAGGGAACATGTGATCTGTTTACTACAAAACCCGTAGGTTCTGATCGAAAACTCTATAAAGTTTTAGATAAAATGTACAACACCGAAGATAACGATGAAGGTGAAAGCCTCAAGGATATGGATTCAAAACAACGTCAGAACTCGTTGAACTCAGTAGGTTCTACTGAAAAATCCCAGTCGTCACCAGATAATGTGAATTCTCAATTTATACAGCTCAAAAACCGATCATTCTCTTATTCTCACACCACAAAACCACAAGTACTGAacaatggtgatgatgCTACTTTGAAGAGATCACACTCTTTTGCATCTCCAACCCCAGAAACTCAAATTGAACACTATGAGGAAGATTCACCATTTGGACCATTGAGTCAATCATCTTCAAGAAAACTGTTTGGGTATCTAATTGGTGCACTGAACGGAACTTTCCCCGACCATGATTTTTCTACTGTTCAACCGAAACATTTTACCATGCTACATTCTGCAGGTGAGCTAATAGCTAAAGTTAATTCATTTCTCATTTCATCGGGAAAATCGACAGGCCTTGATTGGATATGGCAGACTATAAATACCCATATGGAATTGGACCATTGCGTTTGTTTTCAGTTTGACCCCTCCCAGTCTTTCCTGGACGATTTAGGTGTAATTTGGTGCAATATGTACTTTATGTTCaataaaaagaagaaaagagttGCATTTTTGTACTTTTTGGCAACGATTTTGAATGAAGCAGACAACTCAACTACTATatcaaggagaagaaaTAGTAAACGAGGAACTTTGGATGAAGAGGGTATGAAGATGGGGGAAGATGATAGTGAATATGATCTTCGTTATAATGAGGATTATGAACCAATATACGAAGATGTTTTCGAAGATGACGATATTGATATGATCGATGGAACAAATACCATCAACAAGGATGAAGAAGGCTATGATATGAGTGACGACGAACTTGCCAATCTTAATCAGGATGATGAAGGTTATTTGTGA
- a CDS encoding uncharacterized protein (PKUD0E01570; similar to Saccharomyces cerevisiae YIL084C (SDS3); ancestral locus Anc_2.301) yields the protein MMLHSQEDPQYQTQIQSQAEAQIRLQQMHHFQQVQQMQQLQQIQQYQQYQQIQQLQQIQQVHQYQQLPPFPHNLHHDPHPQNMTLPYQAYQTLEIQQREQAHLIQAQAHAQQQAQAQVHAQAQQAYAYQQQQQQQQQQQQQLEQQEPQIQPQYQYQAGSHSQQNGNTEQPLTKRARRRIQMQTKLSKLEQQFLADKDVHYRDYLIQLQYNLSTLYTNENPEYLEKIRDKEEWRDMELVRLRLAEEYQVNFINNSFKQEYEQTVENTKAVIEMVKTKLRDGLLNKIKQLKEDKALIDIVTSSKSGTVHTSTRSRNTLNDEDGSFVSMNSIRGNHEGGGYNTEDGNNNGNTSGFETSTSNFFFSGERRSRRKRNHDNALLHDSTVTNSNDDSYDSSATGGHSSRKKNRTNGNISSANEDEGKIYTENPILNEFLYGNKGSIGRKEKFSTRHTNRNSPLCPPLKPEEINEDLNLLRSIRRK from the coding sequence ATGATGCTGCATTCGCAAGAAGATCCCCAATATCAGACACAGATACAATCGCAAGCTGAAGCACAGATTCGTCTCCAGCAAATGCACCACTTCCAACAAGTTCAGCAAATGCAGCAATTACAGCAAATTCAACAGTATCAGCAGTATCAGCAGATACAACAACTTCAGCAAATACAACAGGTGCATCAATACCAACAACTGCCTCCGTTTCCGCATAACTTACACCATGATCCACATCCTCAGAATATGACTTTACCGTACCAAGCCTACCAAACATTAGAGATACAACAGCGGGAGCAGGCACACCTAATCCAAGCTCAAGCACATGCTCAGCAGCAGGCACAAGCTCAAGTTCATGCTCAGGCACAACAAGCATATGCTTAccaacagcagcagcagcagcagcagcagcaacaacaacagcttGAACAACAGGAGCCTCAAATACAGCCTCAATATCAGTATCAAGCGGGATCACACTCTCAACAAAACGGAAATACTGAGCAGCCCCTTACAAAGAGAGCTCGTCGGAGAATTCAAATGCAAACCAAGTTGTCAAAATTAGAGCAACAATTTCTAGCCGATAAAGATGTTCATTATCGTGACTATTTGATTCAATTACAATATAATCTCAGTACTCTCTACACAAACGAAAACCCCGaatatcttgaaaaaattagagaCAAAGAGGAATGGAGAGACATGGAACTTGTACGACTAAGACTAGCTGAAGAATATCAGGTCAACTTCATAAATAATTCATTCAAGCAAGAATATGAACAAACGGTTGAAAACACCAAAGCTGTCATTGAGATGGTGAAAACCAAACTACGTGACGGGTTGttaaataaaatcaaacaattaAAGGAAGACAAAGCTTTAATAGACATTGTTACGTCTTCTAAATCGGGTACTGTACATACTTCTACACGATCAAGAAACACATTGAATGATGAGGACGGCAGTTTCGTAAGTATGAACAGTATACGTGGTAACCATGAAGGCGGAGGATACAACACTGAAGACGGTAATAACAATGGTAACACCTCTGGTTTTGAGACTAGCACCagtaatttctttttctcgGGTGAACGTCgttcaagaagaaagagaaatcaTGATAATGCCCTGCTGCATGATTCTACCGTCACTAACTCTAATGATGACTCTTACGACTCAAGTGCCACAGGTGGACATAGCtctagaaagaaaaatagaaCGAATGGAAATATTTCTTCAGCCAACGAGGACGAGGGTAAGATTTATACCGAAAACCCTATACTCAATGAATTTCTGTACGGCAATAAAGGCAGCATTGGAAGGAAGGAGAAGTTCAGTACTAGGCACACCAACAGGAATTCTCCTTTATGTCCACCGCTAAAACCTGAGGAAATTAACGAGGATTTAAATCTTCTTAGGAGcataagaagaaaataa
- a CDS encoding uncharacterized protein (PKUD0E01540; similar to Saccharomyces cerevisiae YDR004W (RAD57); ancestral locus Anc_3.198), giving the protein MDLPRQCSEDSFLLKDDQSEQFLLSLTNNRVLASELLLYSPGVISDKLNKTENEINEFVWKYKNETLARIKRSLRHPFDPESSEIRPDHFTIGDESIDKKLNGGIPVGYLIEVSGKSSCGKTNLLLTLSITIQLPKEFGGLGPSVFSSDHASTQLDNVKTLYVPTESPLPSQRLKQIVDNYAELLQTNGISKERADLFPKLDNVLTTSSVMSTLDEQDHILQYQIPAMLSRDPSIKLLIIDSMTHHLRVQLPWKEQSRYVRKTCRYLKTLARKYSITIIISNQVTDKPVKGLLTGENDILWKLNTEYQQAWMSGWDNIGIIYRQLMKREGIIDEAGESFERLDYLDEISSADKFSQITNDSMTDSTGSTQQTQKQSLKSVLRLERKQLFDSSYKVKVSGIGTRPALGLTLLENIDMRIVLSKEYAPILNENLIDEFSVELGIDSFNDSCGTSHENNSISNTNYLETTTQNKQNENLIDKKQLVESLANNTYLKNYNFETFRTIRCVFGPLIPPGETKSIEFEIWKGGLRKYVR; this is encoded by the coding sequence ATGGACTTGCCCCGTCAATGTTCGGAAGACTCATTTTTACTGAAAGATGACCAAAGTGAACAatttttattatcattgACCAATAATAGGGTTTTGGCGTCAGAACTTCTTTTATATTCTCCTGGGGTCATCTCAGACAAGCTAaataaaactgaaaatgaaataaatgaGTTCGTTTGGAAATATAAAAACGAAACATTAGCTAGGATAAAACGTTCTTTAAGACACCCTTTTGATCCAGAAAGTAGTGAAATACGGCCAGACCATTTCACCATTGGAGATGAAtctattgataaaaaacTCAATGGTGGAATACCAGTAGGGTATTTGATCGAAGTCTCGGGCAAATCATCTTGTGGGAAAACAAACCTTCTATTGACATTGTCAATTACTATCCAGTTACCTAAGGAGTTTGGTGGATTGGGCCCTTCCGTATTTTCTTCTGATCATGCAAGTACCCAACTTGATAATGTAAAAACATTATATGTTCCAACCGAGTCACCATTACCCAGTCAAAGATTAAAGCAAATAGTTGATAATTACGCCGAGCTACTACAAACAAATGGCATTTCCAAAGAAAGAGCTGATTTATTTCCTAAATTAGACAATGTTTTGACAACATCTAGTGTAATGTCAACCCTAGACGAGCAAGACCATATTTTGCAATACCAAATTCCCGCCATGTTATCTAGAGACCCTTCTATCAAATTACTAATTATAGACTCTATGACGCATCATCTCAGAGTGCAGTTGCCTTGGAAAGAGCAATCAAGGTATGTGAGAAAAACATGCagatatttgaaaacattggcACGAAAGTATAGCATAACTATAATAATTTCCAACCAAGTTACAGATAAACCAGTGAAAGGTCTTTTAACTggtgaaaatgatattttatGGAAGTTGAATACAGAGTATCAACAGGCTTGGATGTCAGGTTGGGATAATATTGGGATTATCTATCGACAACTAATGAAAAGGGAGGGAATTATCGATGAGGCTGGGGAGAGCTTCGAAAGACTTGATTATCTAGATGAAATCAGTAGTGCTGATAAGTTCAGCCAAATAACAAATGATTCCATGACTGATTCTACTGGCTCTACCCAGCAAACTCAGAAACAAAGCTTGAAAAGTGTACTTAGACTCGAAAGGAAGCAGCTATTTGACAGCAGCTATAAAGTTAAAGTCAGCGGAATTGGAACCAGACCTGCGTTGGGGTTAACACTACTTGAAAACATAGATATGAGGATTGTTTTAAGCAAAGAATATGCTCCTATCTTGAACGAGAATCTGATTGATGAGTTTAGTGTCGAATTAGGTATCGACTCTTTTAATGATTCTTGCGGAACGAGTCATGAAAATAACAGTatttcaaatacaaactACTTAGAGACTACTACACAAAACAAGCAAAACGAAAACTTGATTGATAAAAAACAACTGGTAGAGTCTTTGGCAAATAATACCTACTTAAAGAACTataattttgaaacatttaGGACAATACGTTGTGTGTTTGGTCCACTGATACCCCCAGGtgaaacaaaatcaatagaatttgaaatttggAAGGGAGGCTTGAGGAAATATGTTCGATGA
- a CDS encoding uncharacterized protein (PKUD0E01560): MNNNRVCHFTNLCRTCKMKVYVHMYPRQIQSKYIFRSYTQLSRLSFTNIDRELLPIPYYKPSDILGTDVSKHSMERIMIPQFTEAPMGDQESSIVDIKNFPTWYERLDSISSYRLHKDIALEGQEKKIYSSFSKCYSRVLSYYADHFISLTRERLHDLMSKLDNSDKPDHVQKLYIKIDLSEKRLSTISRNTYVIYQRLKVERETLPFYLHQQFLIHLNEGNIAKLLNVYFEFPHPRPLYLKREEFEKFMKLLLKIKISGDHKPLLKKIVEVFADIRENGGPISLTPFEDTKYFSLMLNSWESEGMSKSEIYEKVLEIRAVKGPKPLKFVPAMWNCFLTHVPEKSEEILKLMAKEIGLTRFTAEIVLNNADSFDRLCNTLELMKLKNFHMDEKIFALVVRKYIQFGKTHEALELVEKLLDSFQDLTSRNYSFRPLSLERTEVFKLDILNKAFQQLHNEQQEMEHQWLQYKFIPSPFALGELLVSLDREGIIRLLNTMIKHNIPLTHKHALNVIEKIEPSLLHLVLESVNRSRDFNINLKKISEEPKYNTAFYKNYTLQHQDIVLELREIFRKSLFLYDQMVDHVVPEKSRLKTVEQLVSITDYVKKNYNVTFSGKDDIDYLNS, translated from the coding sequence ATGAACAACAATAGAGTATGCCATTTTACAAACTTATGTAGAACATGCAAGATGAAGGTTTACGTTCATATGTACCCAAGACAAATCCAAAGCAAATACATTTTTAGAAGTTATACACAATTATCAAGACTGAGTTTTACCAACATCGACCGGGAGCTGCTGCCTATCCCTTATTACAAGCCATCTGATATTTTGGGAACGGATGTCAGCAAGCATTCCATGGAGCGAATAATGATACCACAGTTCACTGAAGCACCTATGGGTGACCAGGAATCTTCTATTGTTGACATTAAAAATTTCCCAACATGGTACGAAAGACTGGATAGCATATCCAGCTACAGACTACATAAAGATATTGCCTTAGAAggacaagaaaagaaaatttatAGCAGTTTCTCCAAGTGTTATTCACGTGTATTGTCATATTATGCTGATCACTTCATTTCTTTAACTCGAGAGAGGCTCCATGATTTGATGTCGAAACTTGACAATTCAGACAAGCCTGATCACGTTCAGAAACTATACATAAAAATTGATTTGTCTGAGAAAAGGCTAAGTACCATATCGAGAAACACTTATGTCATTTACCAAAGACTTAAAGTTGAAAGGGAAACCCTTCCGTTTTACCTACATCAGCAATTTCTAATTCATTTGAACGAGGGGAACATTGCCAAGTTATTAAATGtctattttgaatttccaCATCCAAGACCACTTTATCTGAAAAGGgaagagtttgaaaaatttatgAAACTACTTCTAAAGATCAAAATTTCAGGTGACCACAAACCTTTactcaaaaaaatagttgAGGTTTTTGCAGACATCAGAGAAAACGGGGGCCCCATCTCCCTAACACCATTTGAAGACActaaatatttttctctaatgCTGAATTCATGGGAATCTGAAGGAATGTCGAAATCTGAGATCTATGAAAAAGTTCTAGAAATCAGAGCAGTGAAAGGACCTAAACCGCTCAAGTTTGTCCCAGCAATGTGGAATTGCTTTCTCACACATGTGCCTGAGAAATCTGAAGAGATATTGAAACTTATGGCAAAAGAAATAGGACTCACCAGGTTTACTGCTGAGATTGTTTTAAATAATGCCGATTCATTCGATAGGTTATGCAATACACTTGAGTTGATGAAGCTAAAGAACTTTCATatggatgaaaaaatatttgcCTTAGTGGTACGAAAATATATacaatttggaaaaacaCACGAAGCCTTAGAATTGGTAGAGAAGCTACTGGATTCGTTTCAGGACTTAACTTCTAGAAATTATTCTTTTAGGCCTTTGAGTTTAGAAAGGACAGAAGTGTTCAAGTTGGATATCTTAAACAAGGCTTTCCAACAATTGCATAATGAGCAACAAGAAATGGAACATCAATGGCTACAGTATAAATTCATACCATCTCCATTTGCTTTGGGAGAGTTACTTGTTTCGCTAGATAGGGAAGGCATAATTAGGTTACTGAATACAATGATAAAGCACAATATACCCCTTACACATAAGCACGCTTTGAACGtgattgaaaaaatagagCCATCTTTATTGCATCTAGTATTAGAGTCAGTCAATAGATCCAGAGATTTCAACATAAACCTAAAGAAGATATCTGAGGAGCCGAAATATAACACAGCTTTCTACAAGAATTATACTCTTCAACATCAGGATATAGTACTTGAGTTAAGGGAAATTTTCAGAAAGAGTCTATTTCTTTATGATCAAATGGTGGATCACGTCGTTCCTGAAAAGTCTAGGCTGAAAACCGTAGAACAGTTAGTATCAATTACTGACTatgttaaaaaaaattacaacGTCACATTTTCTGGTAAAGATGATATCGACTACTTGAATAGTTGA
- a CDS encoding uncharacterized protein (PKUD0E01590; similar to Saccharomyces cerevisiae YLR191W (PEX13); ancestral locus Anc_7.365), translating into MSQQRPKPWEAANGNAASPNANNDPLPLHDSLVSDVRSTPEVPPKPSSVPSSTNESNTLNGSGGYGNGGGSTYTSTYGSGYNNYGTSYSGYGGYGGIGGYSSGLGGYGGMGGYSSGLGGYGGMSRYGMGGMGSYGGYGGMYGMGGMGVGMNGISSQGQGQGGMMDATARTFQVLENVVYAVSALAALLESTYYATHNSFFTILGVADQLGGVGGAIKNTISGAVDSTKLIGSASFVDGTSGSNSNRGPLGIYALLSWLKRLIKKILGFSSSPSSRNGSRNLLEEFTNWRSGIQAGSTNPQNNGKNKLSLKPLFAFLIALVGMPVLMSKFVRYIERHQREKIKGAGINFNGNSSQKNADVNTPNGRIDPRSLEFARATYDYIPEREDEQAGGWKELKLSRGDLVAIISKVDGWSHCRSRDGRVGFVPTNYLEIIKRPERGKPVTKEKNDAKTEQLVK; encoded by the coding sequence ATGTCACAACAACGACCAAAACCATGGGAGGCCGCCAACGGAAATGCTGCTTCGCCGAACGCAAATAACGATCCTTTACCATTGCATGATTCATTGGTGAGTGATGTAAGGTCGACGCCAGAAGTGCCGCCAAAACCGTCGTCGGTACCTAGTTCAACAAACGAATCTAATACATTAAATGGGAGTGGCGGGTATGGCAATGGTGGTGGGTCAACTTATACATCAACATACGGATCAGGGTACAATAACTATGGGACCAGTTATAGTGGATATGGTGGATATGGTGGAATCGGTGGATACAGTAGTGGATTAGGTGGATATGGTGGAATGGGTGGATACAGTAGTGGATTAGGTGGATATGGAGGCATGAGTAGGTATGGGATGGGCGGAATGGGTAGCTATGGTGGTTATGGTGGTATGTACGGAATGGGAGGAATGGGAGTGGGCATGAACGGTATTAGTAGCCAGGGTCAAGGACAGGGTGGTATGATGGATGCAACCGCAAGAACTTTCCAAGttcttgaaaatgttgTCTATGCTGTAAGTGCACTTGCTGCTCTACTTGAAAGTACTTACTATGCCACCCATAACAGTTTTTTCACAATACTCGGAGTTGCAGATCAACTGGGTGGTGTAGGAGGTGCcataaaaaatacaatttcAGGTGCCGTTGATTCGACAAAACTCATAGGATCGGCGTCTTTTGTTGATGGCACAAGTGGTAGTAATTCTAATAGGGGGCCTCTCGGAATATATGCACTCCTGTCATGGCTTAAACGtttaataaagaaaatactGGGCTTCTCGTCGAGTCCATCATCAAGAAATGGTTCTCGCAACTTACTTGAGGAATTTACAAACTGGAGAAGTGGAATCCAGGCAGGATCCACTAATCCACAaaataatggaaaaaataaactaagCTTGAAACCACTGTTTGCATTTCTGATTGCCTTGGTTGGTATGCCAGTTTTGATGTCTAAATTTGTTCGATACATTGAAAGACACCAGAGggagaaaataaaaggaGCTggtatcaatttcaatggaAACAGCAGCCAGAAAAATGCGGACGTAAATACACCGAATGGAAGGATTGATCCACGATCATTGGAGTTTGCAAGGGCAACTTATGATTACATTCCTGAACGTGAGGATGAGCAGGCGGGGGGTTGGAAAGAGTTGAAACTTTCACGTGGTGATTTGGTGGCAATTATCAGTAAAGTTGACGGTTGGAGCCACTGCAGATCTCGGGATGGACGTGTTGGGTTTGTTCCTACTAATTATCTTGAAATAATCAAACGTCCCGAAAGGGGTAAACCTGTtaccaaggaaaaaaatgacGCCAAAACGGAGCAGCTGGTCAAGTAA
- a CDS encoding uncharacterized protein (PKUD0E01580; similar to Saccharomyces cerevisiae YML005W (TRM12); ancestral locus Anc_2.302) — protein MTAYYVRVDNGRHVKPLKTLLEKEGVFNHKLKITKLGPSNYAIPVLLDDNKTGEVESFKRFLIKVFPDIKVCIEKSEEVNGHEKTIGTSLAVAMRGLFTSLGVGDEVLVSQLLVDLPRRYSIYPPLLLLPVNTLDSEVWNKFLANLSLPQRNQIFRLILEFYSTNTNALTHLAINKPIPESDNVIRSPTQLTTLYGDFNNFWCHVVQNGIYQTWMPTYTMFSRGNIKEKARILTSYEDIDHNHDVVDMYAGIGYFTLSYLKRGARRLYCWEINPYSVEGLSRGVTKNNFGNVYIVKKNEKVDLKQVNGARCVIFVESNEYCLERFRELKLQATSSVRFDLSISHVNLGLLPTSKPSWPYSCQLLDLYGAETTWIHVHENIGILDLDNFLQNASAKLQGLSEEKRVEPIWLEKVKTFAPDVYHVVGDFKLVSL, from the coding sequence ATGACCGCTTACTATGTTCGAGTGGACAATGGAAGACATGTTAAACCATTGAAGACATTGCTGGAAAAGGAAGGGGTTTTCAATCACAAGCTCAAAATTACAAAACTTGGACCTAGCAATTACGCAATTCCGGTTTTACTCGATGACAATAAAACCGGGGAGgttgaatctttcaaaagatttttgATTAAGGTTTTTCCTGACATCAAGGTCTGCATAGAGAAATCGGAGGAAGTAAATGGACATGAAAAAACTATTGGAACAAGTTTAGCTGTGGCTATGAGAGGTCTCTTTACATCGCTAGGAGTCGGTGATGAGGTGCTAGTATCCCAACTTCTAGTAGATCTACCTAGACGGTACTCAATATACCCCCCTTTATTATTGTTGCCGGTGAACACGTTGGATTCAGAAGTATGGAACAAGTTTCTAGCAAACCTTTCCTTGCCACAGAGAAATCAGATCTTTAGATTGATTCTAGAGTTTTATTCGACCAACACAAATGCACTAACACATCTAGCTATAAACAAGCCTATACCTGAATCTGACAACGTAATCCGCTCACCAACTCAGTTGACTACACTATATGGTGATTTTAACAACTTTTGGTGTCATGTTGTCCAAAACGGTATTTACCAGACTTGGATGCCGACTTACACAATGTTTTCACGTGGAAATATCAAAGAGAAAGCTAGGATTTTGACGTCTTACGAGGATATCGATCACAACCAcgatgttgttgatatgtATGCAGGAATAGGATATTTCACTTTGTCCTATTTGAAAAGGGGTGCTAGACGATTGTATTGTTGGGAGATTAATCCGTATTCGGTCGAAGGTTTATCAAGAGGTGTGAccaaaaataattttgGGAATGTGTACatagtaaaaaaaaatgagaaagtAGATTTGAAACAGGTTAATGGAGCTAGATGTGTCATATTTGTGGAAAGCAACGAATATTGCCTTGAAAGGTTTAGAGAGCTGAAGTTGCAAGCAACTAGTTCAGTCAGGTTTGACTTAAGTATATCTCATGTGAATCTTGGTTTATTGCCGACATCCAAACCATCATGGCCATATTCTTGCCAGTTATTGGATTTATACGGTGCAGAAACTACTTGGATTCATGTTCATGAAAACATTGGTATTTTAGATTTGGACAACTTCTTACAAAATGCATCTGCTAAATTACAAGGGctttcagaagaaaaaagagtCGAACCTATATGGCTAGAGAAAGTCAAGACTTTTGCACCCGATGTGTATCATGTCGTTGGAGACTTCAAACTAGTTTCATTATGA
- a CDS encoding uncharacterized protein (PKUD0E01520; similar to Saccharomyces cerevisiae YGL161C (YIP5); ancestral locus Anc_8.110): MSKSNLFADNDIDGFQIDDNLNDDTLISPDNNPANLMASPEVPQSLHINNTPQFKKKYEGGIFSLNYYRQYFDLNTSEFISNCLSSLNPLSKPSADDFNHIGDVYGSIWITATLVFLLFFCNSFAALLSGWFLNIDLKSMKINYFKMIISSINLLYGYSVVIPLILYLILKFYLKVLFLVPLSKLVSIYSYANLMWIPAALLSIFRGFLVNHSILDTVLKWICITIGALMSGASILHKLKIYFSSIFGEEEKKMMYALLALLFLAHVGFAIGLKVCFFGKL, encoded by the coding sequence ATGAGTAAGAGTAACTTATTTGCCGACAATGATATTGATGGCTTTCAAATCGATGACAATCTGAATGACGATACTTTGATATCTCCAGATAATAACCCCGCAAACCTAATGGCCTCACCTGAAGTCCCCCAATCTCTACATATCAACAACACTCCgcaattcaagaaaaaatatgaagGGGGTATCTTTTCTCTTAACTACTATAGACagtattttgatttgaacaCTTCGGAATTCATATCAAACTGTCTTTCCTCGCTCAATCCGTTGTCTAAACCATCTGCAGATGATTTCAATCATATAGGTGATGTCTACGGATCAATATGGATTACTGCTACCTTGGTTTTTCTACTATTTTTCTGCAATTCATTTGCAGCTCTATTGAGTGGATGGTTCTTaaatattgatttgaaatccatgaaaatcaattattttAAAATGATCATCTCCTCTATAAATCTACTCTACGGTTACTCGGTCGTCATCCCTCTCATCTTGTATCTCATATTAAAGTTCTATTTGAAAGTCTTGTTTCTAGTTCCACTATCCAAACTTGTTTCAATTTACTCATATGCTAATCTCATGTGGATTCCTGCGGCCTTGCTCTCCATATTTAGAGGCTTCTTGGTGAACCACAGTATATTAGACACAGTACTCAAATGGATCTGCATTACTATTGGCGCTCTGATGAGTGGTGCCTCGATTCTTCACAAGCTCAAAATATATTTTAGCTCAATCTTCggtgaagaagagaaaaaaatgatgtATGCCTTACTTGCACTATTGTTTCTGGCACATGTTGGTTTTGCAATTGGCTTGAAGGTCTGCTTTTTTGGTAAGCTGTAA
- a CDS encoding uncharacterized protein (PKUD0E01550; similar to Saccharomyces cerevisiae YBR149W (ARA1); ancestral locus Anc_3.108), with the protein MSASTTTTTLNTGAKIPLLGFGTVFEGDDYNLFKESLRAALLVANYKMIDTAWYYGTEKSIGEVLEEVFNEGKIKRDDLFITTKVWPCFWNDPETSLDTSLKDLKLDYVNLVLQHWPRCFKKVEDENGRVPVPRDEKGNIQFDEDGDYLTTYKKLLKLKEQGKAKAVGVSNYTIAMLDRAIEETGVIPAVNQVEMHPHLPQVDLYNYCKEKGIVLEAFSPLGSSGAPNLKIPLVLELAKKYDTQPANIIINWCISKKIVVLPRSTNIERIKKGYDLVELTPEEVESLDKFGEQSPHRFVRDDWGKGLGWDHWD; encoded by the coding sequence ATGAGTGCATCtacaacaaccacaaccCTTAACACAGGCGCAAAGATTCCTTTGCTCGGTTTTGGTACCGTTTTTGAAGGAGACGACTACAACCTCTTCAAAGAGTCACTAAGAGCCGCTTTATTGGTGGCAAATTATAAGATGATTGATACTGCTTGGTACTATGGAACCGAAAAGTCGATTGGGGAAGTTTTAGAagaagttttcaatgagggtaaaatcaaaagagaTGACCTTTTCATTACAACCAAAGTCTGGCCATGCTTTTGGAATGATCCCGAAACATCTCTTGATACTTCGTTAAAAGATCTTAAGTTGGATTACGTTAACCTTGTCTTGCAGCATTGGCCAAGATGCTTCAAGAAAGTCGAAGATGAGAATGGAAGAGTCCCTGTTCCAAGAGATGAGAAGGGCAATATccaatttgatgaagatggtgaTTACCTAACTACATATAAAAAGttattgaagttgaaagaaCAAGGCAAAGCAAAAGCTGTTGGGGTTTCAAACTATACTATTGCTATGCTTGATAGGGCTATAGAGGAGACCGGTGTCATTCCTGCTGTTAACCAAGTGGAAATGCATCCTCATCTACCTCAGGTTGATCTCTACAATTAttgtaaagaaaaaggaattGTATTGGAAGCTTTCTCTCCTTTGGGTTCTAGTGGTGcaccaaatttgaaaattcctCTAGTTCTTGAATTGGCAAAGAAGTATGACACTCAACCTGcaaacatcatcatcaattggTGCATCtctaaaaaaattgttgtTTTACCACGTTCAACTAACATCGAGAGAATTAAAAAGGGTTACGACCTGGTAGAACTAACTCCGGAAGAGGTGGAGTCATTGGACAAATTCGGTGAGCAAAGTCCACATAGATTTGTTCGTGACGACTGGGGTAAAGGTCTAGGTTGGGATCACTGGGACTAA